In Thermodesulfatator atlanticus DSM 21156, one genomic interval encodes:
- the murG gene encoding undecaprenyldiphospho-muramoylpentapeptide beta-N-acetylglucosaminyltransferase: MKMVIAGGGTGGHLFPALALAEEVTGRGGEVLLMGSGRKIEQIALEKTPYQVKPLPVEGVFGRSIPGKFRALGKMIWATFVSTRAIKRFAPQLVFGVGGYASVPTLLAAKLLGIKSALHEQNTIPGRANLFLARLVDRIFVTFPETRRYFPKEKTIVSGMPIRKGLRRGRREHEGIGLLVTGGSQGARTINEAMLEIAPALFQAVPNLFLVHQTGSADYERVKKAYQERSLKAIVLPFIKDMAWAYAQADVVLARAGAATVAELCYLKKPAILIPYPYAVADHQRENARFLVKAKGALMFLENELTPAKLLKALTELLTDADRRRAMSQKLSGLLPENALSIIYKEMEALAAYA; encoded by the coding sequence ATGAAAATGGTGATTGCAGGAGGAGGCACAGGAGGGCATCTTTTTCCAGCTTTGGCCCTGGCCGAAGAGGTAACAGGCCGAGGAGGAGAAGTTTTGCTTATGGGAAGCGGACGCAAGATTGAACAAATCGCCCTTGAAAAGACCCCTTATCAGGTAAAACCCTTGCCTGTGGAAGGGGTTTTTGGGCGAAGCATCCCTGGCAAGTTTAGGGCCCTTGGCAAAATGATTTGGGCGACTTTTGTTTCCACCAGGGCCATAAAGCGCTTTGCCCCTCAATTAGTTTTTGGCGTGGGGGGCTACGCTTCAGTGCCCACCCTCCTTGCGGCGAAACTCCTTGGCATAAAAAGCGCGCTTCACGAGCAAAACACGATTCCCGGAAGGGCCAATCTCTTCCTGGCCAGACTTGTTGACAGGATATTTGTCACGTTTCCTGAAACCAGGCGCTATTTTCCAAAAGAAAAAACAATTGTTTCCGGGATGCCCATCCGTAAGGGGTTGCGCAGAGGCAGGCGGGAACACGAAGGAATCGGCCTTCTGGTGACCGGAGGCTCTCAGGGTGCACGCACAATAAACGAGGCCATGTTGGAGATTGCTCCTGCGCTTTTTCAGGCTGTGCCCAATCTTTTTTTGGTGCACCAAACAGGTAGTGCTGATTACGAACGCGTTAAAAAGGCTTATCAGGAAAGGAGCTTAAAAGCGATAGTTTTGCCTTTTATCAAAGATATGGCCTGGGCTTATGCCCAGGCTGACGTAGTGCTGGCACGCGCAGGTGCTGCTACGGTGGCAGAGCTTTGTTATTTGAAAAAGCCCGCTATTCTCATTCCTTATCCTTATGCGGTGGCAGACCACCAGCGGGAAAATGCAAGGTTTTTGGTAAAGGCAAAAGGGGCGCTCATGTTTTTGGAAAATGAGCTAACACCAGCAAAATTGCTCAAAGCCCTTACGGAGCTGCTTACTGATGCGGATAGACGGCGCGCAATGTCCCAGAAGCTTTCCGGACTTTTACCTGAAAATGCTTTGTCAATTATCTACAAAGAAATGGAGGCCTTAGCGGCTTATGCGTGA
- the murC gene encoding UDP-N-acetylmuramate--L-alanine ligase gives MREYRKVHFIGIGGIGMSGLARLLLKLGFEVTGSDLRPSEITKMLEKEGALIYYGHKPRQVEGADLVVYSTAIPQGNPELVRAKELGLKIIPRAQMLVEIMELHRFNIVVAGAHGKTTTSSMLATVLTRGGLSPTVAVGGRVNGFDGNAWLGEERAYLVAEADESDGSFLRMSPDLAIITNIDAEHLDYYQDLSQIKKAFLDFAKKVKQKLVICADDKELLALCKSLDSKDIITYGLASQADYVGHIVSEGAQSLFVVYEKEKLLGEILLPVPGRHNILNALGVVAAARALGLSFEAIRKGFSSFSGVKRRFELKGQAGGIKVFDDYAHHPTEIRATLNAFRKAFPDNRLVVLFQPHRYTRTKALFGDFVSSFDEVDVLLLTEIYPASEEPIPGVTGEALFNALARRRCKETYFAPELSLLLARALDVIKPGDVLITMGAGDIYRTGEAILEEIGVREKEVA, from the coding sequence ATGCGTGAATATCGAAAGGTTCATTTTATAGGGATTGGTGGCATTGGCATGAGTGGTCTTGCCAGGCTGCTTTTAAAGCTAGGTTTTGAAGTTACCGGCTCAGACCTCAGACCCTCTGAAATTACGAAGATGCTTGAAAAAGAGGGCGCGCTTATTTACTACGGCCACAAGCCCCGTCAGGTAGAGGGGGCAGACCTTGTGGTTTATTCCACGGCCATCCCCCAGGGTAATCCCGAGTTGGTAAGGGCCAAGGAACTAGGGTTAAAGATTATTCCCCGGGCCCAGATGCTGGTAGAAATTATGGAACTTCACCGCTTTAACATCGTAGTGGCTGGAGCCCACGGTAAGACCACCACTTCTTCTATGCTGGCTACGGTACTTACCAGGGGTGGCCTTAGCCCCACGGTGGCTGTTGGCGGGCGGGTAAATGGCTTTGACGGAAACGCCTGGCTTGGCGAAGAAAGGGCTTATCTCGTGGCAGAGGCTGATGAAAGTGATGGCTCGTTTTTACGCATGAGCCCAGATCTTGCCATTATCACCAATATCGACGCAGAGCACCTTGATTATTACCAAGACCTTTCGCAAATTAAAAAGGCCTTTTTGGATTTTGCGAAAAAAGTAAAGCAGAAACTGGTAATATGTGCTGACGACAAAGAGCTTCTGGCACTTTGTAAATCCCTTGACTCGAAAGACATAATCACCTATGGCCTTGCCTCCCAGGCCGACTACGTAGGCCATATCGTAAGCGAAGGGGCCCAGTCTCTTTTTGTGGTTTATGAAAAAGAAAAACTCCTTGGGGAGATACTTTTGCCAGTCCCAGGGAGACACAACATCTTAAATGCCTTAGGGGTAGTGGCGGCAGCGCGAGCCTTAGGGCTTTCTTTTGAAGCCATCAGAAAGGGATTTTCTTCTTTTTCTGGAGTGAAACGGCGGTTTGAACTAAAGGGCCAGGCAGGGGGAATCAAAGTTTTTGACGACTATGCTCATCATCCTACGGAAATTAGAGCAACCCTTAACGCCTTTCGCAAGGCGTTTCCCGACAACCGCCTAGTGGTGCTTTTTCAACCCCATCGCTATACCAGGACCAAGGCCCTTTTTGGGGACTTTGTTTCGAGTTTTGATGAAGTTGATGTCTTGTTGCTAACTGAGATTTACCCTGCTTCAGAAGAACCAATCCCAGGGGTAACAGGAGAAGCCCTTTTCAATGCGCTTGCCCGGAGAAGATGTAAAGAGACCTATTTTGCCCCTGAGCTGTCTTTGCTTTTGGCCCGTGCCCTTGATGTAATTAAGCCTGGTGATGTGCTTATCACCATGGGGGCCGGGGACATCTACCGCACCGGAGAAGCTATTTTGGAAGAAATTGGCGTAAGGGAAAAAGAAGTAGCATGA
- the murB gene encoding UDP-N-acetylmuramate dehydrogenase, producing MNIAAIFRKEGLSLREKVSLRPFTTFKVGGPADYYFEPQNFLELARGIEILKNENIPIFLRGAGSNLLVRDGGIRGAVISLDAFDSLAFEGEFVRAEAGVPIARLLATCAEKGLSGLEFLAGVPATVGGAVRMNAGAFGKEIGDFVQELNIYHHGQFYTIPRTSLKCGYRYLDLPEEAIIVAVTLRLYPVSPTEVKEKLLFFLSQRKNKQPLNMPSAGCIFKNPAAASAGALIDHAGLKGFRCGGAEISRKHANFIVNCAGARASHILALIELAKERVLSLFGIELEEEIRVVGEG from the coding sequence ATGAACATTGCGGCTATTTTTCGCAAAGAAGGTCTTAGTTTAAGGGAAAAGGTTTCCCTTAGGCCTTTTACCACGTTTAAAGTGGGGGGGCCTGCGGATTATTATTTTGAACCTCAAAACTTTTTAGAACTCGCCCGCGGGATTGAAATACTCAAGAATGAAAACATACCGATTTTCCTGCGCGGGGCAGGGAGCAATCTTCTGGTGCGAGATGGCGGCATTCGGGGTGCGGTAATTTCCCTTGACGCTTTTGACTCTTTAGCGTTTGAAGGAGAATTCGTCCGTGCAGAGGCAGGGGTGCCCATTGCGCGACTGCTAGCGACTTGTGCTGAAAAAGGGCTTTCTGGGCTTGAGTTCCTGGCTGGGGTTCCAGCTACAGTAGGCGGTGCAGTGCGGATGAATGCCGGGGCTTTTGGTAAAGAAATAGGCGACTTTGTCCAGGAGCTAAACATCTATCATCACGGGCAATTTTACACTATCCCCCGAACAAGTCTTAAGTGTGGTTATCGTTACCTTGATTTGCCTGAAGAAGCTATAATCGTAGCGGTAACTTTGAGACTTTATCCTGTTTCGCCTACGGAAGTAAAAGAAAAGTTACTTTTCTTTCTTTCCCAGCGGAAAAACAAGCAACCTCTCAACATGCCCTCTGCAGGGTGCATTTTTAAGAATCCGGCAGCGGCTTCCGCCGGAGCATTGATAGACCACGCGGGGCTTAAGGGTTTTCGTTGTGGAGGAGCAGAAATTTCCCGCAAACACGCCAATTTTATCGTGAATTGCGCAGGTGCCCGGGCAAGCCATATTCTTGCCCTTATCGAATTAGCCAAAGAAAGGGTCTTGAGCCTTTTTGGGATAGAACTTGAGGAGGAAATCCGTGTGGTGGGCGAGGGTTAA
- a CDS encoding cell division protein FtsQ/DivIB, with protein MWWARVKGYLRVISIVLLFIGAIYSFFYVKRSSQFQVREISIAIEGQGRLTKEEVLKLSDIMLGTNIFDINLAKVCQRLELHPWIAKAFVSRNLPDKIFIKVQEEDPIAMVAGKGGVFLVNQEGRLFAKAPQDLMKELPALYGVSKKEFQERSLSPRKVQVLKLLSYLKKNDSMVPPYANISQIKFLPDGFVLLTKDALAVQFAGTYWKEYLAAYRKLDRIFVYLYDTKQYDQVKTVRLDYPENRAALIFKNRS; from the coding sequence GTGTGGTGGGCGAGGGTTAAAGGCTATCTCCGTGTTATAAGTATAGTTTTACTTTTCATTGGTGCGATTTATAGTTTTTTTTACGTAAAGCGCAGCTCTCAATTTCAGGTACGTGAAATCAGCATAGCCATCGAAGGTCAGGGCCGGCTCACTAAAGAAGAAGTCTTAAAGTTAAGCGATATCATGCTTGGCACCAATATTTTTGACATAAACCTCGCAAAGGTCTGTCAGCGACTTGAGCTTCATCCGTGGATTGCCAAGGCCTTTGTTTCGCGCAACCTACCAGACAAGATTTTTATCAAAGTACAGGAAGAAGACCCCATTGCCATGGTGGCGGGCAAAGGAGGGGTCTTTTTAGTGAACCAAGAAGGCAGACTTTTTGCCAAGGCTCCCCAGGATCTCATGAAGGAACTTCCCGCGCTTTACGGGGTTTCTAAGAAAGAGTTCCAGGAAAGAAGCCTTTCCCCGCGCAAGGTGCAGGTGCTTAAGCTTCTTTCTTACCTTAAGAAGAACGATTCTATGGTGCCACCCTATGCCAATATCTCCCAGATCAAGTTTTTGCCAGATGGCTTTGTGCTTTTGACGAAAGACGCCCTAGCGGTGCAGTTTGCCGGCACTTACTGGAAAGAATATCTGGCGGCTTATCGCAAATTAGATCGCATTTTTGTTTATCTCTATGATACAAAACAATATGACCAGGTGAAAACAGTGCGTCTTGATTATCCTGAAAACCGGGCAGCATTAATTTTCAAAAATAGAAGCTAA
- the ftsA gene encoding cell division protein FtsA has protein sequence MIVGLDVGTTKVCCLAAEEIDGELRAVGFGMASATGLRRGVVVNIETTVSSIIEAVRQAEEACGEEITNVIIGIAGSHIKSQQSHGVIALKSGEVTEEDVNRVIEAARAINLPNDRLILHAIPQEFIVDEQGGIEQPVGMSGVRLEAKVHIVTAASSAVHNLVKCVEKAGLNVDAVVLQPLASAQAVLTEEEKQLGVALIDFGGGTTDVAIFLEGNMRYTSAVGVGGQILTSDLTVGLRTTMAAAEKLKVHYGSCLAPLVPREEYIEVPGLGNRPSRKLSRQVLAEILEPRVEELLEIINTELEHSGLKPRLGSGAVITGGSALLNGLIELADQIFELPTRIGYPKKLPGLAEEIYHPRLATVVGLVLFGREMGMERLKSQPKNPFKKIFEIFGRGL, from the coding sequence ATGATAGTAGGGCTTGATGTAGGAACAACTAAAGTCTGTTGCTTGGCCGCCGAAGAAATAGACGGCGAGTTACGGGCGGTTGGCTTTGGTATGGCAAGTGCCACCGGGCTTCGCCGCGGTGTGGTAGTTAACATTGAAACCACTGTGAGTTCCATTATTGAGGCGGTGAGGCAGGCTGAAGAGGCCTGTGGCGAAGAAATAACTAACGTAATCATAGGCATAGCTGGAAGCCACATTAAGAGCCAGCAGAGCCATGGTGTCATTGCCCTTAAGTCTGGAGAAGTTACCGAAGAAGACGTAAACCGGGTAATTGAAGCCGCGCGAGCCATCAATCTTCCCAACGACAGGCTTATTCTTCATGCCATCCCCCAAGAGTTTATCGTTGATGAGCAAGGAGGTATTGAGCAACCGGTTGGTATGAGCGGGGTGCGTCTTGAAGCTAAGGTACATATTGTTACCGCGGCTTCATCTGCAGTGCATAACCTGGTCAAATGTGTTGAAAAAGCCGGCTTAAATGTCGATGCGGTGGTGCTTCAGCCCTTGGCTTCAGCGCAGGCAGTCTTAACCGAAGAAGAAAAGCAATTAGGGGTGGCGTTGATTGATTTTGGAGGCGGCACTACAGACGTAGCCATTTTTCTTGAGGGAAACATGCGCTATACCAGCGCCGTGGGGGTAGGGGGGCAAATCTTAACTAGCGACCTTACCGTTGGTTTACGCACCACCATGGCCGCTGCGGAAAAGCTTAAGGTGCACTACGGGAGCTGTCTGGCCCCGCTGGTGCCACGGGAGGAATATATCGAAGTCCCTGGCCTTGGAAACAGGCCTTCCCGTAAACTCTCACGGCAGGTATTGGCAGAAATCCTTGAGCCACGCGTTGAAGAGCTTCTCGAAATAATCAATACCGAGCTTGAGCACTCAGGGCTTAAGCCGCGCCTTGGCTCTGGAGCCGTTATCACTGGTGGTTCGGCTCTTTTAAACGGGCTCATTGAGCTTGCAGACCAGATTTTTGAACTACCTACGCGTATTGGTTATCCCAAGAAACTTCCAGGTTTGGCAGAGGAGATTTATCACCCCAGGTTGGCTACGGTGGTGGGGTTGGTGCTTTTTGGGCGTGAAATGGGGATGGAGCGTCTTAAGTCACAACCCAAAAATCCCTTTAAAAAAATTTTTGAAATCTTTGGGAGGGGGCTATGA
- the ftsZ gene encoding cell division protein FtsZ gives MSFEFLESEYQAKIKVIGVGGAGGNAVNNMISKGLRGVEFIVANTDYRVLDLSPAPVKIQLGKELTKGLGAGGNPEVGKEAAIEAEDEIREALAGADMVFVTAGLGGGTGTGAAPIVARISKELGALTVAVVTKPFSFEGKPRAKIAQKGFEELRREVDTIITIPNDRLRALASPKAKLLDMFRQADDVLYYAVRGISDLILFPGYVNLDFADVRAVMSEMGMALMGTGVASGENRAEEAAQLAISSPLLDDVSIAGARGVLLNITASPETLTMEETEFISELVSKEAHEEAKIFWGVVFDDEAGEELRVTVVATGIGAEESLEEPMAEVANLDVRPAPEIRPEKPVETPKITTLTGRRRKKHILDKLPSEEELEVPAFLRRKAD, from the coding sequence ATGAGCTTTGAGTTTTTAGAAAGCGAATACCAGGCCAAGATCAAAGTCATTGGGGTAGGTGGTGCCGGCGGAAACGCCGTGAATAATATGATCAGCAAAGGTCTTAGGGGGGTAGAATTCATTGTTGCCAATACCGACTACCGGGTGCTTGATCTGTCCCCGGCACCTGTAAAGATCCAGCTCGGAAAAGAGCTAACCAAAGGTCTTGGGGCTGGCGGAAATCCAGAAGTCGGGAAAGAAGCTGCTATTGAGGCTGAAGACGAAATCCGCGAGGCCCTGGCTGGTGCTGACATGGTTTTTGTTACCGCCGGGCTTGGCGGTGGCACAGGCACAGGGGCAGCTCCAATTGTGGCCCGCATTAGCAAAGAGCTTGGAGCTTTGACAGTTGCGGTGGTAACTAAGCCTTTTTCCTTTGAGGGTAAGCCCAGGGCCAAGATCGCTCAAAAAGGCTTTGAGGAATTGCGCCGCGAGGTAGATACCATTATCACCATCCCCAATGACCGTTTGCGTGCGCTCGCCTCTCCCAAAGCAAAACTTCTTGATATGTTTCGTCAGGCAGACGACGTGCTTTACTATGCGGTGCGTGGTATCTCTGACCTTATTCTCTTCCCTGGTTACGTAAACCTTGACTTTGCAGATGTGCGCGCGGTGATGAGTGAAATGGGTATGGCACTAATGGGCACCGGGGTAGCCAGCGGGGAAAACCGGGCTGAAGAGGCTGCGCAGCTTGCTATTTCAAGCCCCTTGCTTGATGATGTCTCCATTGCAGGAGCCCGTGGAGTGCTTCTAAATATCACGGCTTCGCCGGAAACCCTCACCATGGAAGAAACCGAGTTCATTTCCGAGCTCGTTTCTAAAGAGGCCCATGAAGAAGCCAAGATCTTCTGGGGAGTTGTTTTTGATGATGAAGCTGGAGAGGAGCTTAGGGTTACCGTGGTGGCTACGGGCATAGGGGCTGAGGAGTCGCTCGAAGAGCCCATGGCAGAGGTGGCCAATCTGGATGTGCGTCCAGCTCCTGAGATAAGGCCAGAAAAGCCTGTTGAAACCCCCAAAATTACCACTTTAACCGGACGGCGCCGTAAAAAACATATCCTTGATAAACTTCCTTCAGAGGAAGAACTCGAGGTGCCGGCCTTTTTACGACGCAAGGCAGATTAG
- a CDS encoding DUF3135 domain-containing protein codes for MDTSPRDFDEWFDEMAALAQESPKDFEKMRQELIEQTINQATPSCQEKLRKLQWRIDMERKRAKTPLGACIRIYDMLLEMVYGEGGFLDSIKMLERIAADLKYGRSVNLKKAPSQTPKKAQIIPFPGKKN; via the coding sequence ATGGACACTTCCCCTAGGGATTTTGATGAATGGTTTGATGAAATGGCCGCCCTTGCCCAAGAGTCCCCGAAAGATTTTGAAAAAATGCGCCAGGAACTTATCGAGCAAACCATAAACCAAGCCACTCCGTCTTGCCAGGAAAAACTTCGTAAACTTCAGTGGCGTATTGACATGGAACGCAAGCGCGCCAAGACCCCGCTAGGGGCTTGTATCCGCATCTACGACATGCTCCTTGAAATGGTCTATGGTGAAGGCGGCTTTCTTGACTCTATCAAGATGCTTGAACGTATTGCCGCAGACCTAAAATACGGCCGAAGCGTAAATCTAAAAAAAGCTCCTTCTCAAACACCTAAAAAGGCCCAAATTATCCCTTTCCCAGGGAAGAAAAACTAG
- a CDS encoding YkgJ family cysteine cluster protein: MGEAITELRGTDRIIVPIKLEPQSKFKFTCGPGVPCFKLCCSELYLPLTPYDIIRLRNRLKLTTDQFLLAYTEPFILPKSKLPVARLKMRDDEHKTCPFVSEEGCQVYEDRPLACRYYPLGLGIFRNKDEGRNEDFYYLVKEGFCQGLDSGEEITVEEYRKSQGIPEFEEPVLEWAEIIMKKESLGPIDVPQKSLELFFMVSTNPERFRRFVFESKFLQIYEVDKETIERIKEDDLSLLQFGFKWLKTVLYGENLIPIKKELPKDKKMKPF, from the coding sequence ATGGGTGAGGCCATAACCGAGTTGCGCGGCACAGACCGTATCATCGTTCCGATAAAGCTTGAGCCACAGTCTAAATTCAAATTTACCTGTGGCCCGGGTGTTCCTTGCTTCAAGTTATGTTGCTCTGAACTTTATCTCCCACTTACCCCTTATGACATTATACGCCTGCGTAACAGGCTCAAACTCACTACTGATCAGTTTCTCTTGGCCTATACTGAGCCATTTATTTTACCCAAATCCAAGCTCCCAGTAGCAAGACTCAAAATGCGAGACGATGAGCACAAAACATGCCCGTTTGTCTCAGAAGAAGGTTGCCAAGTTTATGAAGATAGACCACTTGCCTGCCGCTACTATCCTTTAGGGCTTGGCATTTTTCGCAACAAAGACGAAGGCCGAAACGAAGACTTTTACTATCTGGTAAAAGAAGGTTTTTGCCAGGGACTTGATTCAGGAGAAGAAATAACCGTTGAAGAATACCGTAAGTCCCAAGGCATCCCCGAATTCGAAGAGCCTGTGCTTGAATGGGCTGAAATCATCATGAAAAAGGAATCCCTTGGCCCTATTGATGTGCCGCAAAAAAGCTTAGAATTATTTTTCATGGTAAGCACCAATCCAGAAAGATTCAGGCGTTTTGTTTTTGAGAGCAAGTTTCTCCAAATCTACGAAGTTGATAAAGAAACTATAGAACGCATCAAAGAAGACGATCTTTCTCTTTTGCAATTTGGCTTTAAATGGTTAAAAACCGTTCTTTATGGCGAAAATCTAATCCCCATTAAAAAAGAACTACCTAAAGACAAAAAAATGAAACCATTTTAG
- a CDS encoding multiheme c-type cytochrome: protein MGKWRWSVWFLGVLFLISISFPVSAATKGKDTCISCHEKISPGQVKDWRVSKHAAEDIGCADCHGSDHQSKDDVAKAKLPDERVCAECHQEQFDQFVRGKHNLGWHALNALPVTHLEPDELMEGGKGCGGCHNMGVKSEKEKAELRAKGYRYQNNSCDECHTRHAFSKKEALDPHACQQCHMGYDHPQWEMWSSSKHGTRYFAKLAGNLPKGAAAPKCQDCHMPNGDHENRTAWGFLGVRLPLPEDKDWAAAQVTILKALGVLDPMTGKPTARLEVVKKLDLARLTKEDFDRERNKMKKVCYGCHSKDYVDFQFKQADQYYKQIDMLLAEAINIVADLYKDGILKKRGNQAYPYPDFLYFMRTDYGAGFDKLEYIEQVLFEMYMKHRMRAYQSFFHINPDYAYWYGWAMMVKDLGEIKELAKQMRATHGK, encoded by the coding sequence ATGGGTAAATGGCGATGGTCGGTCTGGTTTTTAGGGGTTTTATTTTTAATCTCGATAAGTTTCCCGGTTTCAGCGGCTACCAAAGGAAAAGACACCTGCATTTCCTGTCATGAAAAGATTAGCCCGGGTCAGGTTAAGGATTGGCGCGTTAGCAAACATGCAGCGGAAGATATTGGGTGTGCTGATTGCCACGGCAGTGATCATCAGAGCAAAGATGACGTAGCTAAGGCCAAGTTACCAGACGAAAGAGTGTGTGCAGAGTGTCATCAGGAGCAGTTTGATCAATTTGTACGCGGAAAACACAATCTTGGCTGGCACGCATTGAATGCTCTTCCTGTTACGCATCTTGAGCCAGATGAATTAATGGAAGGAGGCAAGGGTTGTGGTGGTTGTCACAACATGGGAGTTAAATCCGAAAAGGAAAAGGCCGAACTTAGGGCCAAAGGTTATCGCTATCAAAACAATTCTTGTGATGAGTGTCACACACGCCATGCCTTCTCGAAAAAAGAAGCCTTAGATCCACACGCTTGCCAGCAGTGTCACATGGGTTATGACCATCCCCAATGGGAAATGTGGTCAAGCTCTAAACATGGAACCCGCTATTTTGCCAAACTTGCTGGGAACCTTCCTAAAGGCGCTGCGGCTCCCAAATGTCAGGACTGTCACATGCCGAACGGGGACCACGAGAACCGTACCGCCTGGGGATTCCTTGGCGTAAGGCTTCCTCTCCCTGAGGACAAAGATTGGGCAGCTGCTCAGGTGACCATTTTAAAGGCCCTTGGAGTTCTTGATCCTATGACTGGGAAGCCTACCGCTCGTCTTGAAGTGGTTAAGAAACTTGACCTTGCCCGCCTTACCAAAGAAGACTTTGATCGCGAAAGAAACAAGATGAAAAAAGTTTGTTATGGGTGCCACTCTAAAGATTACGTAGATTTTCAGTTTAAACAGGCAGACCAGTATTACAAACAGATTGACATGCTATTGGCTGAGGCCATCAACATCGTGGCTGATCTCTATAAAGACGGTATTTTGAAAAAGCGTGGCAACCAGGCTTATCCCTATCCTGATTTCCTTTACTTCATGAGGACTGACTATGGTGCAGGATTTGATAAGCTCGAGTATATCGAGCAGGTTCTTTTTGAAATGTATATGAAACATCGGATGCGGGCTTACCAGTCCTTCTTCCACATCAACCCCGATTATGCTTACTGGTACGGTTGGGCTATGATGGTAAAAGACTTAGGAGAGATAAAAGAACTTGCTAAACAGATGCGTGCTACCCATGGTAAGTAA
- a CDS encoding c-type heme family protein, whose translation MHNKFSILTKYIIFWIILGVGLIGCTIVTIYQLYTHTLYQQAKKVAEQVIIFRQWTASYGGIWTKDKYDPKFGYLLRANSPETTLYSTKDSLIANEQNNNFYLHNPALATRELSKISERFFGKYGWSFRVVSDRPISPEGKPDNFEKEAIIKLKQSKQEELGQLYRKGIFDFQSYRYRFVKVIRVRKGCLKCHGTPDKQNPKLREAIIAKYGKRAQIGMNYKEGDVRGVISVTIFPDVKAVAAHFLKPTPGNFFLLVIFLEVIFVTLGSFVVVYWMINRIKKLRDAARQISIGKLDIDLGVKGLDESEVKDELSQVAIALERLRISTKILIERFKKKRA comes from the coding sequence ATGCATAACAAATTTTCAATTTTAACCAAATATATTATCTTCTGGATCATACTTGGAGTTGGATTAATAGGATGCACCATAGTAACGATATATCAACTTTATACCCACACATTATACCAACAAGCAAAAAAGGTAGCAGAACAGGTTATTATTTTCAGACAGTGGACAGCATCTTACGGAGGTATATGGACCAAGGATAAATACGATCCCAAATTTGGTTATTTGTTACGGGCCAATTCTCCTGAGACTACGCTTTATAGCACCAAGGATTCACTAATCGCTAATGAACAAAACAACAATTTTTATTTGCATAACCCAGCCCTGGCTACTCGAGAATTATCCAAAATCTCAGAACGTTTTTTTGGTAAATATGGCTGGTCTTTCCGTGTTGTCTCAGATCGACCCATTAGTCCCGAGGGGAAACCAGACAATTTTGAAAAAGAGGCCATAATAAAACTTAAGCAATCAAAACAAGAAGAACTCGGCCAACTGTACCGAAAAGGCATTTTTGATTTTCAAAGTTATCGTTACCGTTTTGTAAAAGTAATCAGAGTAAGGAAAGGGTGCCTTAAATGTCACGGCACTCCCGACAAACAAAATCCAAAGCTTCGGGAAGCTATCATAGCTAAATACGGAAAAAGAGCCCAAATCGGGATGAATTACAAAGAAGGAGACGTAAGGGGTGTTATAAGTGTCACTATCTTTCCTGATGTCAAAGCTGTTGCAGCACACTTTTTGAAACCAACTCCTGGGAACTTTTTCCTTCTGGTCATCTTTCTTGAAGTCATTTTTGTTACCCTTGGCAGTTTTGTTGTGGTTTACTGGATGATAAATCGTATTAAGAAACTTCGCGATGCTGCCAGACAAATAAGCATTGGCAAACTTGATATAGATCTGGGTGTAAAAGGGCTTGATGAAAGCGAAGTTAAAGATGAACTTTCTCAGGTAGCCATTGCCCTTGAACGTTTACGGATTAGCACCAAGATTCTGATAGAACGCTTTAAAAAGAAAAGGGCTTAA